A region of Solibacillus isronensis DNA encodes the following proteins:
- the mutS gene encoding DNA mismatch repair protein MutS — translation MTTYTPMMQQYLLVKQDYKDAFLFYRLGDFYELFFDDAIKASQLLEITLTARAGNTDNPIPMCGVPHHSAQGYIETLVAKGFKVAVCEQTEDPKHAKGVVKREVVQVITPGTITEGKALDGKSNHFIAAAESNEDDEIVFAYLDVSTGEANCSVIEGSAKQLIQQVQAYAIKELIVTEQLQLLLADYAEAGGIVLSLETEEMDPLKAGQYVAHLPVQLQGVAKRLLQYVERTQMRSLSHIQPFAYTEADNFLRIDTNSKRNLELIQSIRGGDSKGTLLWLLDETVTAMGGRKLKQWMHQPLAKKNAIEARQAIVTELLEDFFLRDELTTLLKNVYDLERLAGRVAFGSVGGRDLAQLRESLRQVPEIQQKLVNSGLEKCMALGQKLDICADIEQLLAEAITDHPPISIKEGDVIRDGYNAQLDEYRDASRNGKDWIAQLEQKERELTGIKNLKIGYNRVFGYYIEITKSHLNNTDLARFERKQTLANAERFITEELKEKEALILNAEEQSLALEYDLFVALREQLKGYIPRVQALAAEISELDVLMSFATVTDKYRFTKPVFHEGRALKIIEGRHPVVEKMLNKQSYVPNDCVLTDDKNMMLITGPNMSGKSTYMRQVALIVVLAQMGCYVPADEAILPITDQIFTRIGAADDLAAGQSTFMVEMLESQHAITHATKNSLLLFDEIGRGTSTYDGMSLAQAMMEYIHDEIGANTLFSTHYHELTDLENELARLQNVHVSATEQDGRVVFLHKVKKGAADKSYGVHVAELAEMPESILQRARLLLEQFEATNSEKPQAISEQEQPQSPPLAEQVAENDLQLSLFSIEEEPSIAPEQQEVLDALKKLNVMGTTPMQAMTLLHELQQKLLGNQ, via the coding sequence ATGACTACATATACACCGATGATGCAACAATATTTGCTCGTAAAGCAAGATTACAAAGATGCTTTTTTATTTTACCGTTTAGGCGATTTTTATGAACTGTTTTTTGATGATGCCATTAAAGCATCACAGCTGCTGGAAATTACATTAACAGCGCGTGCCGGCAATACCGATAATCCGATCCCGATGTGTGGGGTACCGCATCACTCTGCGCAGGGCTATATCGAAACACTTGTCGCAAAAGGTTTTAAAGTGGCAGTATGCGAACAGACGGAAGATCCAAAGCATGCAAAAGGTGTTGTGAAACGTGAAGTCGTACAAGTAATTACACCGGGAACGATTACAGAGGGAAAAGCACTTGATGGAAAATCGAATCATTTTATAGCTGCTGCAGAAAGTAATGAAGATGATGAAATTGTATTTGCCTATTTGGACGTTTCAACAGGGGAAGCAAATTGTTCGGTAATTGAAGGAAGTGCGAAACAATTAATTCAGCAAGTACAAGCATATGCGATAAAAGAACTTATAGTGACGGAACAGCTGCAGTTACTGCTTGCCGATTATGCAGAAGCAGGAGGTATCGTCCTTTCGCTTGAAACAGAAGAAATGGATCCGTTAAAGGCAGGTCAGTATGTTGCGCATTTGCCGGTTCAGCTGCAAGGTGTGGCAAAGCGACTACTACAATATGTGGAACGTACTCAAATGCGTTCATTATCGCATATTCAGCCGTTTGCCTATACTGAAGCTGATAATTTCCTCCGTATCGATACAAATTCCAAACGTAATTTGGAGTTGATCCAATCGATACGCGGCGGGGATTCGAAAGGTACATTACTTTGGCTTTTGGATGAAACGGTAACAGCTATGGGTGGCCGAAAACTGAAACAGTGGATGCACCAGCCGCTCGCAAAGAAAAATGCCATTGAAGCAAGACAGGCGATTGTTACGGAATTACTGGAAGACTTCTTCTTACGCGATGAATTAACGACACTGCTGAAAAATGTATATGATTTAGAGCGTCTGGCAGGACGTGTAGCATTTGGTTCCGTTGGGGGACGCGATCTGGCACAGCTTCGCGAATCATTACGACAAGTACCCGAGATTCAGCAAAAGCTTGTTAACAGCGGATTGGAAAAATGTATGGCGCTTGGTCAAAAGCTTGATATATGTGCCGATATTGAACAGTTGCTGGCAGAAGCGATTACCGACCATCCGCCAATTTCAATCAAAGAAGGCGACGTTATTCGCGATGGCTACAATGCACAGCTGGATGAATATCGAGATGCATCCCGAAACGGAAAAGACTGGATTGCCCAGCTTGAGCAGAAAGAACGTGAACTGACAGGAATCAAAAATTTAAAAATCGGCTATAACCGCGTGTTTGGCTACTATATCGAAATTACAAAATCCCATTTGAATAATACGGATCTGGCACGGTTTGAACGTAAACAAACTTTGGCGAATGCCGAGCGTTTTATTACGGAAGAATTAAAAGAAAAAGAAGCACTGATTTTGAATGCTGAAGAGCAGAGCCTTGCATTGGAATATGACTTATTTGTAGCATTGCGTGAACAGTTAAAAGGGTATATACCCCGTGTTCAGGCATTGGCTGCCGAAATCAGTGAGCTTGATGTTCTGATGAGCTTTGCGACGGTTACGGATAAATACCGTTTTACAAAGCCGGTATTTCATGAAGGGCGTGCTTTGAAAATTATTGAAGGAAGACACCCGGTCGTTGAAAAAATGCTCAATAAACAAAGCTATGTCCCGAATGATTGTGTGCTGACAGATGATAAAAATATGATGCTGATTACCGGTCCGAACATGTCGGGTAAAAGTACGTATATGCGCCAAGTTGCATTAATTGTCGTTTTGGCGCAAATGGGATGTTATGTACCGGCTGATGAAGCGATCCTACCGATTACCGACCAGATTTTCACGCGAATCGGTGCAGCCGATGACTTAGCGGCAGGTCAATCGACATTTATGGTGGAAATGCTTGAATCACAGCATGCCATTACACATGCAACTAAAAACAGTTTGCTGTTATTCGATGAAATCGGACGCGGTACTTCAACATATGACGGGATGAGTCTAGCACAGGCAATGATGGAATATATTCACGATGAAATCGGAGCAAACACATTATTTTCAACACACTATCATGAACTGACGGATCTGGAAAACGAGCTGGCACGTCTGCAAAATGTCCATGTCAGTGCAACCGAGCAAGACGGCCGCGTTGTATTTTTGCATAAAGTGAAAAAAGGTGCCGCAGACAAAAGTTACGGCGTTCATGTGGCGGAACTTGCGGAAATGCCGGAATCGATTTTACAGCGTGCCCGTCTGTTGCTGGAGCAATTTGAAGCAACGAATTCCGAGAAGCCACAAGCTATTTCTGAACAAGAACAACCACAAAGTCCGCCTTTAGCAGAACAAGTGGCGGAGAACGATTTGCAGCTTTCATTGTTTTCAATAGAGGAAGAACCATCAATCGCACCGGAACAACAAGAAGTGCTCGATGCATTGAAAAAGCTGAATGTAATGGGTACAACGCCGATGCAGGCGATGACATTATTGCATGAACTGCAACAAAAATTATTAGGTAATCAATAA
- a CDS encoding alpha/beta fold hydrolase has product MEQRSFFVTMSDGHNIFVRTYAPSKKRIGHIHILHGMSEHSGRYENFAEKLCDEGYFVTAHDHRGHGFTAQKNGMFGYFGPENGFELVVDDVVEVLSFLKKETTERPILFGHSMGSFIARRFIQQHSDKIERLILSGTGSPTMLHKAGHIIAKQLVNMQGAQIQSDLMNDLSFSSFNRKIKDAKTNFDWLTTDEEEVQKYIDDPFCGVIPTNQFFVDLTGGMLKMEDEHANARIRSDLKILVANGTYDPIAGPEAEGAFRVGKLLARAGVEHVKVHIFEGMRHEILNEKKKEQVSEIIVRWLKDE; this is encoded by the coding sequence ATGGAGCAACGGTCATTTTTTGTCACAATGTCAGACGGGCATAATATTTTCGTCCGTACTTATGCACCGAGTAAAAAGCGTATTGGACATATTCATATTTTACACGGGATGTCGGAACATAGTGGGCGTTATGAAAATTTCGCGGAAAAGCTATGTGATGAAGGGTATTTTGTAACAGCACATGATCATCGCGGTCATGGTTTTACAGCGCAAAAAAACGGTATGTTTGGCTATTTCGGACCTGAAAATGGTTTTGAACTTGTTGTTGATGATGTTGTGGAAGTGCTCTCCTTTTTAAAGAAAGAAACAACGGAACGGCCTATATTATTCGGTCACAGTATGGGATCCTTTATAGCACGCCGCTTTATTCAACAGCATAGCGATAAAATTGAAAGGCTAATTTTATCGGGGACGGGATCACCGACAATGCTTCATAAGGCAGGGCATATTATCGCGAAGCAGCTGGTAAACATGCAGGGAGCACAAATTCAAAGTGATCTCATGAATGATCTTAGTTTTAGCAGTTTTAACCGAAAAATTAAGGATGCGAAAACAAATTTTGACTGGCTTACTACCGATGAAGAAGAAGTACAAAAATATATCGATGATCCATTTTGCGGTGTGATCCCGACGAATCAATTTTTCGTTGATTTAACGGGAGGCATGCTTAAGATGGAGGATGAACATGCAAATGCGCGCATCCGCTCTGATTTAAAAATACTCGTTGCAAACGGGACGTATGATCCGATCGCCGGACCAGAGGCAGAAGGAGCGTTTCGAGTAGGGAAACTGCTTGCACGTGCCGGTGTAGAACATGTGAAGGTTCATATATTTGAAGGGATGCGCCATGAAATTCTAAATGAAAAAAAGAAAGAACAAGTAAGTGAAATAATTGTACGGTGGTTAAAAGATGAATAA
- the mutL gene encoding DNA mismatch repair endonuclease MutL: protein MGKIQIMDEWLSNKIAAGEVVERPSSVVKELVENAIDAGSTSIEIFLEEAGLHSIQVIDNGSGMDEEDALKSFSRHATSKIEKEQDLFRIRTLGFRGEALASIASVSKLTLRTSDGNGGVHLYMEGGHLKEHQPTALRRGTDITVAQLFFNTPARLKYLKTIQTELGHTIDFVNRIALGYPSIAVKLVHNGQTLLQTNGRGQVQQVLAAIYGAHNAKKMLPFEGQNQDYKIHGFASLPEVTRASKNYISLFVNGRWVKHFVIQKAITDAYHTYLPIERFPIVLLYVEGDPQLTDVNVHPAKHQVRLSKEPELLKLIEDTIRAAIRDVIRIPLAEKKEKPIRTPTEQMNIWNPAPAPSTQPTFNEEKLSTIVERLSSEASVVKEPYAPVPAKQQPVVHTASPVPESSEQNNRSDFDEFPTFEEEIYAEVTPKEEAESKRHFPQVEIVGQIHGTYIIAQMEDGFYLIDQHAAQERIKYEYFRDKVGEVNANERQTLLMPLTFHYAADEALRLKESKEALEEVGVFLEEFGLSSFVVREYPTWFPKGEEQEIIEELIEQVLSARKTDIKKLREDAAIMMSCKKSIKANHYLNKEQMERLINDLRNADNPFTCPHGRPVLIHFTSYEVEKMFKRVM, encoded by the coding sequence TTGGGAAAAATTCAAATCATGGATGAGTGGCTATCGAATAAAATTGCAGCCGGTGAAGTAGTCGAACGCCCTTCATCTGTTGTAAAAGAACTAGTAGAAAATGCAATTGATGCGGGCAGTACGTCAATCGAAATTTTCCTGGAAGAAGCTGGCCTTCATTCGATACAAGTCATTGATAACGGAAGTGGTATGGACGAGGAAGACGCGCTTAAATCCTTTTCGCGCCATGCCACATCAAAAATAGAAAAAGAACAGGATCTGTTCCGCATTCGGACACTTGGTTTCCGCGGTGAAGCATTGGCATCGATTGCTTCGGTTTCCAAGTTAACATTACGCACATCGGACGGGAATGGAGGTGTGCATTTATATATGGAAGGCGGTCATTTGAAGGAGCATCAGCCGACCGCACTGCGCAGGGGGACAGATATTACCGTCGCACAGCTGTTCTTTAATACACCGGCACGCCTGAAATATTTAAAAACGATTCAGACCGAGCTTGGTCATACAATCGATTTTGTTAACCGGATTGCACTTGGCTATCCATCGATTGCGGTTAAACTTGTGCATAATGGGCAAACATTATTGCAAACAAATGGGCGCGGCCAAGTTCAGCAAGTATTGGCAGCCATATACGGTGCACATAATGCGAAGAAAATGCTGCCGTTTGAAGGTCAAAATCAAGATTATAAAATTCATGGTTTTGCAAGCTTGCCTGAGGTGACGCGTGCTTCAAAAAACTATATTTCACTTTTCGTCAATGGACGCTGGGTCAAACATTTCGTGATTCAGAAGGCAATTACAGATGCATACCATACGTATTTACCAATTGAGCGTTTTCCCATCGTACTTTTGTATGTTGAGGGAGATCCTCAATTAACCGATGTCAATGTCCATCCGGCGAAGCATCAAGTACGCTTAAGTAAAGAGCCGGAACTGTTGAAGCTTATTGAAGATACAATCCGTGCTGCGATCCGGGATGTTATCCGCATTCCGCTCGCTGAAAAAAAGGAGAAGCCAATTCGAACGCCGACTGAACAGATGAATATTTGGAATCCTGCACCGGCACCTTCAACACAGCCTACATTCAATGAAGAAAAATTATCGACAATCGTTGAGCGATTATCAAGTGAAGCTTCTGTTGTAAAAGAGCCGTATGCGCCTGTACCTGCTAAGCAACAGCCGGTCGTGCACACGGCTTCCCCTGTACCGGAAAGCAGTGAACAGAATAATCGGTCCGATTTCGATGAATTTCCAACTTTCGAAGAGGAAATCTATGCGGAAGTAACACCAAAGGAAGAAGCCGAATCAAAACGGCATTTCCCGCAAGTTGAAATTGTCGGTCAGATTCACGGGACGTATATTATAGCCCAAATGGAAGACGGATTTTATTTAATTGACCAACATGCAGCACAAGAACGGATCAAGTATGAATATTTCCGTGATAAAGTCGGAGAAGTAAATGCAAACGAACGTCAGACACTCCTCATGCCATTAACATTCCATTATGCGGCAGATGAGGCATTGCGTCTAAAAGAATCGAAGGAGGCACTTGAAGAAGTAGGGGTTTTCCTGGAAGAATTCGGACTTTCTTCATTTGTTGTACGGGAATACCCGACTTGGTTCCCGAAAGGCGAGGAACAGGAAATTATCGAGGAATTGATCGAACAAGTGTTAAGTGCACGGAAAACCGATATAAAAAAATTACGTGAAGATGCGGCGATTATGATGAGCTGCAAAAAGTCGATAAAAGCGAATCATTATTTAAATAAAGAACAGATGGAAAGACTGATCAATGATTTACGAAATGCTGACAATCCGTTTACATGTCCGCATGGAAGACCTGTACTAATTCATTTTACGTCATATGAAGTGGAAAAAATGTTTAAACGCGTTATGTAA
- the cotE gene encoding outer spore coat protein CotE, whose product MKRLRQIVTKAVIAKGKKRTECVETLCPPNAPTSILGCWVINHQYQAKRNGKFVEVTGKFDVNVWYAYNNHSKTAVHTETISYKDRVKLSFRDGDEVDSNDVKVRVLQAPNCIEAIITKQGDKIQVTVEREFLVEIIGETTVVINVHPLDYEDEWSFEESSQQPSSSSSSSSSSSSSSDSGGKDFGKDYDSSSFS is encoded by the coding sequence GTGAAGCGTTTACGTCAAATTGTGACGAAAGCAGTTATTGCAAAAGGGAAGAAGCGTACCGAATGTGTTGAAACGCTCTGTCCACCGAATGCGCCAACGAGCATATTAGGTTGCTGGGTAATTAATCATCAATACCAAGCGAAACGTAATGGTAAATTTGTTGAGGTGACAGGGAAGTTCGATGTGAATGTGTGGTACGCATATAACAATCATTCAAAAACGGCAGTGCATACAGAGACAATTTCCTATAAGGATCGTGTCAAACTGTCATTCCGCGATGGAGATGAAGTCGATTCAAATGATGTAAAAGTCCGTGTTTTACAAGCGCCGAATTGTATTGAGGCAATTATTACAAAGCAAGGCGACAAAATTCAAGTGACGGTTGAGCGTGAATTTTTAGTGGAAATTATTGGGGAAACGACAGTTGTCATTAATGTACACCCGCTAGATTACGAAGATGAATGGTCGTTTGAAGAAAGTTCACAACAACCATCCAGCAGTTCTTCATCCTCATCCTCGTCGTCATCCTCGTCCGACTCTGGCGGCAAAGATTTTGGCAAAGATTATGATTCCTCATCATTTTCGTAA
- the miaB gene encoding tRNA (N6-isopentenyl adenosine(37)-C2)-methylthiotransferase MiaB yields MNEEQRLASQQIKQPKEEKDYSKYFEKVFTAPSLKDAKKRGKEEVKYHKDFDIEEKYLGMGQDRKFYIRTYGCQMNEHDTEVMAGIFMQLGYTPTEMIEEADVVLLNTCAIRENAENKVFGELGFLLKYKRKNPEMLIGVCGCMSQEESVVNKILKQYQHVDMVFGTHNIHRLPNILHDAYMSKEMVVEVWSKEGDVIENLPKKRIGSIKAWVNIMYGCDKFCTYCIVPYTRGKERSRRPEEIIQEVRELAAQGYKEIMLLGQNVNAYGKDFDDIEYRLGDLMDELRKIDIPRIRFTTSHPRDFDDHLIEVLAKGGNLVDHIHLPVQSGSNEILKIMARKYTREHFLQLVDKIKAAIPGVTLTTDIIVGYPNETEEQFQETLDLYRQVGFDMAFTYIYSPREGTPAAKMVDNVTEEEKKDRLHRLNAIVGEYSAKALKDLEGQTVEVLVEGSSKRRDDVLAGYTRKNRLVNFKADPKYIGKLVNVKILEAKSYSLMGEFVEELTKEGEFVR; encoded by the coding sequence ATGAATGAAGAACAACGACTAGCTAGTCAGCAGATTAAACAACCTAAAGAAGAAAAAGACTATAGTAAATATTTCGAGAAAGTATTTACGGCTCCTTCACTAAAAGACGCGAAAAAACGCGGTAAAGAAGAAGTAAAGTATCATAAAGATTTTGATATCGAAGAAAAATATTTAGGAATGGGACAGGATCGTAAGTTTTATATTCGAACATACGGCTGTCAAATGAACGAGCACGATACTGAAGTAATGGCTGGTATTTTCATGCAGCTTGGCTATACACCGACTGAAATGATTGAAGAAGCGGATGTCGTTTTACTAAACACATGCGCAATCCGTGAAAATGCGGAAAATAAAGTATTCGGTGAGCTGGGCTTCCTGTTAAAATATAAACGTAAAAATCCGGAAATGCTGATCGGTGTTTGCGGATGTATGTCGCAAGAAGAATCTGTCGTGAACAAAATTTTAAAACAGTATCAGCATGTTGATATGGTGTTCGGTACACATAATATCCACCGATTACCGAATATTTTACACGATGCTTATATGTCTAAGGAAATGGTTGTCGAAGTATGGTCAAAAGAAGGCGATGTCATCGAAAACCTACCGAAAAAACGTATTGGTTCAATTAAAGCTTGGGTGAATATTATGTACGGCTGCGACAAGTTCTGTACATATTGTATCGTTCCATATACACGAGGCAAGGAACGTTCTCGTCGCCCTGAAGAAATTATTCAGGAAGTACGTGAACTGGCAGCACAAGGCTATAAAGAAATTATGCTATTAGGCCAAAATGTCAATGCATACGGGAAAGACTTTGATGATATCGAATACCGACTTGGTGATTTAATGGACGAACTCCGTAAAATCGATATTCCGCGTATTCGCTTTACAACAAGTCATCCGCGCGACTTTGATGATCATTTAATCGAAGTATTGGCAAAAGGCGGCAATCTCGTCGACCATATTCATTTACCGGTACAGTCGGGTTCAAACGAAATTTTAAAAATTATGGCACGTAAATATACACGTGAGCATTTCCTGCAATTAGTCGATAAGATTAAAGCGGCAATTCCGGGAGTAACACTGACAACAGATATCATTGTAGGCTATCCGAATGAAACAGAAGAGCAATTCCAGGAAACGCTTGATTTGTATCGCCAAGTCGGCTTTGATATGGCATTTACGTATATTTATTCGCCTCGTGAAGGAACACCTGCTGCAAAAATGGTCGATAATGTAACAGAGGAAGAAAAGAAAGATCGTCTGCACCGTTTGAATGCGATTGTCGGGGAGTATTCTGCAAAAGCGCTCAAAGACTTGGAAGGTCAAACAGTTGAAGTTTTAGTTGAAGGCAGCAGTAAAAGACGCGATGATGTGTTAGCTGGCTATACGCGCAAAAACCGTCTTGTTAACTTTAAGGCAGATCCAAAATATATTGGTAAGCTTGTGAATGTAAAAATTTTAGAAGCAAAATCTTACTCATTAATGGGTGAGTTTGTAGAAGAACTGACAAAAGAGGGGGAGTTCGTAAGATGA
- a CDS encoding EAL domain-containing protein yields the protein MNEFDHLSVSDEGMYDWLCQMARQIDTAVAIINPNNGYTIDFVNQIFMQTTGYDEDDIIGSTLSLLQGPLTDMLNENSIQESIENGLTFKTSSFHYRKDGYAFWNEVRHLPMFNQQGVLQYCVIIMKDVTDSMNIESLIELEREVYFSLETGHPLENVLRNICRSVEVTFGKKCHCSIVLVDENDRMINIYGEMWKDLKKLDEKVLLMDIGDKRKINKPLIIKDLKQSDYHEAYRPIIEKYRLVSMWSQPILNSEGKTIGLFTMYFEQRAEPKTIEIKFMNRIAPIVTLALKYFDQKTAIRRLAFHDVASGLNNYERFKIILNDFAAEQSKGHLYIIEPGEYQNIIDLYGRQGGDEVLRQLANRIQNISTFEDSIIARYTHSAIIVATRLSLREMNIPPFEADQVLSEPYYIDGKEVYLTLKIGTSSFSSSINYIEAVRQADNALSSALKVTGTVIKNFNMGLIESVEQEMNVLAHFTRGLKNSEFFPMLQPKVNLMTGEIESFEALARWNSADLGFVSPTLFIPVAENTGNIYKVDLEIFKKVLQWQKQRHDAGLKLYQVSINISPSHFYNPAFVESSIALIESYKIDPKFIKFEITESVELEDVLRAKKIIDELQQLGIETSIDDFGVGYSSLSYLQELPFKEIKIDKSFVDDLANPRMNAVIKTIIQLSDNLNMVSVAEGIETEEQHLELKRLGCQVGQGYYYYKPMPIKQINELLDNEIKISFSK from the coding sequence ATGAACGAATTTGACCATCTAAGTGTAAGTGATGAAGGAATGTACGATTGGTTATGTCAGATGGCCAGGCAGATTGATACGGCAGTAGCAATTATCAACCCGAATAATGGTTATACAATTGACTTTGTAAACCAGATCTTTATGCAAACAACAGGATACGATGAAGATGATATAATCGGGTCAACACTGTCATTACTACAAGGGCCTCTTACTGATATGTTAAATGAGAATTCGATTCAGGAAAGTATTGAAAATGGACTTACGTTTAAAACATCTTCCTTTCATTACCGAAAAGATGGCTATGCATTTTGGAACGAAGTCAGGCATTTACCAATGTTCAATCAGCAAGGAGTGCTCCAATATTGTGTCATCATAATGAAAGATGTAACAGACTCCATGAACATCGAGTCATTAATTGAGCTGGAACGTGAAGTCTATTTTAGCCTGGAAACAGGGCATCCGCTTGAAAATGTATTACGCAATATTTGCAGATCAGTTGAAGTAACATTCGGAAAGAAATGCCACTGTTCCATCGTACTAGTTGATGAAAATGACCGGATGATTAATATTTACGGTGAAATGTGGAAAGATCTGAAGAAGCTTGATGAAAAAGTACTGTTAATGGATATCGGAGACAAAAGGAAAATCAATAAACCGCTCATCATTAAAGATTTAAAGCAGTCGGATTATCATGAAGCATATCGTCCAATTATTGAAAAGTATCGTTTAGTTTCAATGTGGAGTCAGCCGATTTTAAATTCTGAAGGAAAAACGATCGGCTTATTTACAATGTACTTTGAACAACGGGCAGAGCCAAAAACGATTGAAATAAAATTTATGAATCGAATTGCACCAATCGTTACACTCGCATTAAAGTATTTTGATCAGAAAACTGCAATTCGTCGTCTTGCTTTTCACGATGTTGCATCCGGATTAAATAATTATGAGCGCTTTAAAATCATTTTAAATGATTTTGCTGCTGAACAGTCGAAAGGGCATTTATATATTATTGAACCGGGAGAATATCAAAATATTATTGATTTGTATGGCCGCCAAGGCGGTGATGAAGTACTGCGTCAGCTTGCAAATCGAATTCAGAATATCTCGACATTCGAAGACTCGATCATTGCAAGGTACACACACTCAGCGATCATTGTTGCTACACGGCTGTCATTAAGGGAAATGAATATTCCGCCTTTTGAAGCGGATCAGGTTTTATCTGAACCATATTATATTGATGGAAAAGAAGTGTATTTAACATTAAAAATAGGAACTTCATCTTTTAGTTCCAGTATCAACTACATAGAAGCAGTCCGCCAGGCGGATAATGCGTTATCAAGTGCCCTTAAAGTAACGGGCACTGTTATTAAAAACTTTAATATGGGTTTAATTGAGTCAGTCGAACAAGAGATGAATGTACTGGCCCATTTTACGCGCGGTTTAAAAAATAGTGAATTTTTCCCGATGCTCCAGCCGAAAGTAAACTTGATGACTGGAGAAATCGAAAGTTTTGAGGCGCTGGCACGCTGGAATTCAGCGGACTTAGGTTTCGTCTCACCAACGTTATTTATTCCGGTCGCAGAAAATACCGGCAATATTTATAAAGTTGATCTCGAAATTTTTAAAAAGGTACTTCAATGGCAAAAACAACGTCACGATGCAGGATTGAAATTGTACCAAGTATCGATTAATATTTCACCGAGTCATTTTTATAATCCGGCATTTGTGGAAAGTTCCATAGCCCTTATAGAAAGCTATAAAATAGATCCGAAATTTATAAAATTTGAAATAACCGAAAGTGTCGAGCTGGAAGATGTCTTAAGAGCCAAAAAAATAATCGATGAGCTGCAGCAACTTGGTATTGAAACGTCGATTGATGATTTTGGTGTTGGTTATTCATCACTCAGTTACTTGCAGGAACTGCCGTTTAAAGAAATTAAAATCGATAAAAGTTTTGTTGATGATTTAGCGAATCCGCGGATGAATGCTGTCATAAAAACCATCATTCAACTTTCGGATAACTTGAACATGGTGTCGGTTGCAGAAGGGATCGAAACAGAAGAACAGCATCTTGAGCTGAAGCGATTAGGCTGTCAGGTCGGGCAAGGGTATTATTATTATAAACCGATGCCAATTAAACAAATAAATGAACTACTGGATAACGAAATAAAAATTTCTTTCAGCAAATGA
- a CDS encoding RicAFT regulatory complex protein RicA family protein: MTTKLYTKDEIVEKAKEIAHMIANTEEVEFFKKAEEQINENQFVREKIASLKALQKQAVNFQHLGKEKALKMIEGKITGIETEIDELPVVQQFKQSQTEVNELLQLVSNAIANNVTDEVITSTGGDVLKGETGSKVRNSTPGSCS, translated from the coding sequence ATGACAACAAAATTGTATACAAAAGATGAGATTGTAGAAAAAGCAAAAGAAATTGCCCATATGATTGCGAATACCGAAGAAGTAGAATTTTTCAAAAAAGCGGAAGAACAAATTAACGAAAACCAATTTGTACGCGAAAAGATTGCCTCATTGAAAGCACTGCAAAAGCAGGCCGTTAACTTCCAGCACTTAGGGAAAGAAAAAGCGCTGAAAATGATTGAAGGTAAGATTACAGGAATCGAAACAGAAATTGACGAATTACCAGTCGTTCAACAATTTAAACAATCGCAGACAGAAGTAAATGAATTGTTACAATTAGTATCAAATGCCATTGCGAATAATGTCACAGATGAAGTCATTACTTCTACAGGCGGCGATGTATTAAAAGGCGAAACAGGATCGAAAGTACGAAATAGTACACCAGGCTCATGTTCTTAA